CTCCGCTCCCGATCGGTCGCCCACCGTGTCGTCGGAGCCGAGGGCGCTGACGCCGCCCTGGTCGGTGGTCGTGTCGTCGCCGCCACCGCCACCCAGCGCGAGGGCACCGGCCACCACCACGGCCACGCCGGCGAGGGCGCTCAGCACGGCCGCGCCCGCCCGCACGTTGAGCCCCTGGCCCACCAGCTCACCGAACCGCGAGCGGGAGCCGCCCATGTCGAACTCGGCGTCGTCGTACTCGGCGTTCTCGTGGTGGTGCGGGGACGGGGCCGGCGGCTGCGGGTGGTCGCGCCGCAGGGTCGGGTCGACGCCGAGGCCCGGGGAGGCCAGCGGGCGGTCGGCAACCACCGTGCCGACGGCCGGCGACCGGGCGTCGACCTCGTCGTAGCCGAGGGCGCCGTACCCGCCCGGGACGCCGGGACCGGTGGCACCGAGGGGACTGAGCGGCCGCGTGCCCACCTCGGGGAACGTGAACCGCGCCGGGGCCGCCGGCTCCTCGTCGACCATCTGGACGGCACCCACCGCCACCGTCAGCTCCGGGAACGGGTCGACGAGCACCTGCATGCCGGTGCGGGCCGACACGACGTCGGCGACTGCCGGGATGCGGGCGGACCCGCCGATGAGCGCCACCACGTCGACGTCCCGCGAGTGGACGCCGGTGCGGTCGACCATCTCGACCATCACGTCGACGGTCAGCTCCAGGTGCGGGTACAGGATGGCGTCGAAGTCGTCGCGGGTGAGCCGTACCAGGGCCGGGCTGCTGGGCAGGGAGGCGTCGATGGTCACCTCCGCCTCGTACGACAGCCGCTCCTTGGCGTCGCGGCACTCGGCCCGCAGGCGCGACAGCGCCGCGATCGACGCCGGGTCGCCCAGGTCGAGCCGGGCGATCGCCCCGTCGAGCATGCGGTCGACGTGGTCGAGGACCAGGTCGTCGATGTCGATGCCGCCGAAGTCGTTCAGGCCGGCCGGGTCGCCGATGATCGAGAAGCGGTCGCCCTGGCGTCGCACCAGGCTGGTGTCGAAGGTGCCGCCGCCCAGGTCGTAGACGGCGATCGTGCAGTCGGACGGCAGCACGCCGTCGCACGCCAGCTTCACGCTGGCCGCCACCGGGTCGGGCACCACCAGCGCGCTGGGGAACAGCTCGTCGGCGATGCGCTCGACGGCCTCGCAGCGGACGCCCTCGGGCACCGCCGGGTGCGCCAGCACGACCTGACCCGGAGGCCCGCCGTGGAGGGCGCCGGCCCGCTGCGCGATGGTGGCGTACAGCGTGCGGAGCAGCTCGTGGGGGGTGCGGATCTCGCCGCCGACGGTGATCGGCGTCTGCTGGAGGACGGGGTCGTGGCGTAGGCCGCGCGCCACCCGGGTCAGCTCGAGGCCGGCGACGCGCTCGGCCTCGTCGCCCACCAGGGCCGAGCCGTCGTCGTGGAGCACCACGACCGCCGGCAACGTGGCGGTGCGCTCGCCGAGGGCACAGGGCTGCACTCGCCCGCCCTGCTTGGTGGCGCCTGCCCCGGATGCCGTGCCGACGTCCAGACCGAGTATGAACGACATTCCCGTCTCCCGTTCCCCACGTCGGTTGCCGTGGGACGCCACACCGTAACGAGACCGTCACCCCCCAGAGGGTGCAAAGTCCCTGGTTTTTGCGTCGTCGGCCGCAGTGGGTGGTGGGTCGACCACCTGCTGCTGCCTTTCGTTGCGCTTTGCCTGACGGGACAGGAACCACCCGGCGACCAGGGAGAACAGGGCCACGATCCAGGCCGGGAGCAGGCCGAGACGGGTGTAGATCGTGTTGCCGCTGCGCCGGACGACCGTGTCCTGGAGCACGGTCTGCTCACTCACCGCGCTGCGCTGGTGCACGGTGCCGTCCGGTCCGATGATGGCGGTGAAGCCCGTCGGAGCGGCCTGCAGCACCCAGCGCCCGGTCTCCATGGCACGCATGCGTGACGACGCGACCTGCTGGGTCTGCACCATCGTGCCGGTGTACGACGAGCCGTTCGTGGGGTTCAACACCACCTCGCCGCCCTGCTCGACGCCCTCACGGACGCGGTCGCCGAAGAAGATCTCCCAGGAGATCGCCACGGACACCGGACCGGCGGAGGTGTCCAGCTCGGCGGGACCCTCGCCGATGATCGCCTCCCGATCGGTCAGGGAGTCGCCCGCGAAGCGCTCGATCAGCGACCGCAACGGCACGTACTCGCCGAACGGGACGCGGTGCACCTTGTCGTAGCGGTCGACGATCTCGCCGTCGGCCTCGAACAGCACCGAGGCGTTGCGGAAGTGCTCGGGGCCGTCGCCCTCCACCACACCGGCGACGATCGGAGCGTCGAGCTCCTGCGCCAGGTCCGACAGCTCCTCGCCCTCGCGGGACTCGTCGATCGGACCGTCGACGTCGACCACGTCCTCGGGCCACACCACCAGGTCGACGGGCGTGTCGATCTCTCGGCTCGCCTCCACGTGGCGCTCGAACACGAGGCGCTCGTCGGTGTCCTCGGCACGGGTGCCCTGCTCACCGCCGCCCTGGACGAGGGCGACGTCGATCTCGCCGCCGTCGACGGCCTCGCCCCGGGGTGCGAGCGCGGCGAACGCGAGCGCGACGACCACGCAACCGGCCCCGACGGCGGTGGCGCGCCACTGCCGGCTCACGGCCGCGGCCAGCGCCACCCCCGCGATCACCGTCAGCTCGACCAGCAGCAGCGACCCGCCGACCCGCAGCACGGGTGCCAGGGGGCTGGCCACCTGCCCGACGGCCAGGCTCGACAGCGGCACGCCGCCGAAGGGCCACGACCAGCGGAGCAGCTCGGTGAGGGCGATCGCTCCGGGCAGGGCCACCCAGCGGCCCGGCGACGTGGCGGGGACGACCGCCGCGGCGACGCCGACCAGCGCGGCGTAGACGATCGTGGCGATGAAGTAGCCCGGCAGCGTCAGGTCCTGCATCCACAGCAGCGACGGCAGGTACAGGCCCAGCCCGACGAGCCAGCCCCGGCGGAACCTCGTCCATCGCGGCTGGTCGGCGATCAGGCGGTCGAGCGCGACGAGGCCGACGAAGGCGAGGGGCCACCACCCCCAGGGTGGAAGGGCCGCAGCGAGCAGGATTCCCGACCCGAGCGCGAGCACGGGGGTGCGGATCCGGTTGGCGGTAGCGGACACGGCCATGGATCTTCCCACGTCAGGAGCCGAGCCGACAGGCGAGGCGTGGCCCGAGCGGCCCGGCGCCGTAGGCGCCAAGAGCGGGCAGCTCGCGCATCGTTCGACCTCTCGGCGGCGAAGCGCCGAGGACGAGCAGTCGTGCCTATCCGCGCAGCCCCTCAGCGCGGGAGGACGCTGGCGACGGCGTGCTGCGCCGAGCGGATGCAGGCGGGCATGCCCACCCCGTCGACCCAGCTGCCGGCGACGGCGACGCCCGGGGCGTGGGCGGCGAGGTCGGCTCGGATGGCGGCCACCCGGTCGGCGTGACCCGGTCGGGGCTGGGGGAAGGAGTCGTGCCAGCGGGTCAGCCGCACGTCGACGGGCGTGCCGTGCAGGCCCATCGTGGCCCCCAGGTCGGCCAGCAGGGC
This Acidimicrobiales bacterium DNA region includes the following protein-coding sequences:
- a CDS encoding Hsp70 family protein; its protein translation is MSFILGLDVGTASGAGATKQGGRVQPCALGERTATLPAVVVLHDDGSALVGDEAERVAGLELTRVARGLRHDPVLQQTPITVGGEIRTPHELLRTLYATIAQRAGALHGGPPGQVVLAHPAVPEGVRCEAVERIADELFPSALVVPDPVAASVKLACDGVLPSDCTIAVYDLGGGTFDTSLVRRQGDRFSIIGDPAGLNDFGGIDIDDLVLDHVDRMLDGAIARLDLGDPASIAALSRLRAECRDAKERLSYEAEVTIDASLPSSPALVRLTRDDFDAILYPHLELTVDVMVEMVDRTGVHSRDVDVVALIGGSARIPAVADVVSARTGMQVLVDPFPELTVAVGAVQMVDEEPAAPARFTFPEVGTRPLSPLGATGPGVPGGYGALGYDEVDARSPAVGTVVADRPLASPGLGVDPTLRRDHPQPPAPSPHHHENAEYDDAEFDMGGSRSRFGELVGQGLNVRAGAAVLSALAGVAVVVAGALALGGGGGDDTTTDQGGVSALGSDDTVGDRSGAEAVHGSSSSLDSTSSSSSSSSTTTDDDEDSDGGRGGGAVSSSTTRDDTTTSHPTRPPSTHPSTTGPTTPSTNPSTTNPTTTSTTESTTTTTDPSTTTSSTTTPPSSTETTNPPDDLRPSLRDVPPDR
- the lnt gene encoding apolipoprotein N-acyltransferase, producing MAVSATANRIRTPVLALGSGILLAAALPPWGWWPLAFVGLVALDRLIADQPRWTRFRRGWLVGLGLYLPSLLWMQDLTLPGYFIATIVYAALVGVAAAVVPATSPGRWVALPGAIALTELLRWSWPFGGVPLSSLAVGQVASPLAPVLRVGGSLLLVELTVIAGVALAAAVSRQWRATAVGAGCVVVALAFAALAPRGEAVDGGEIDVALVQGGGEQGTRAEDTDERLVFERHVEASREIDTPVDLVVWPEDVVDVDGPIDESREGEELSDLAQELDAPIVAGVVEGDGPEHFRNASVLFEADGEIVDRYDKVHRVPFGEYVPLRSLIERFAGDSLTDREAIIGEGPAELDTSAGPVSVAISWEIFFGDRVREGVEQGGEVVLNPTNGSSYTGTMVQTQQVASSRMRAMETGRWVLQAAPTGFTAIIGPDGTVHQRSAVSEQTVLQDTVVRRSGNTIYTRLGLLPAWIVALFSLVAGWFLSRQAKRNERQQQVVDPPPTAADDAKTRDFAPSGG